In the genome of Dickeya fangzhongdai, one region contains:
- the lrp gene encoding leucine-responsive transcriptional regulator Lrp: MVDTKKRPGKDLDRIDRNILNELQKDGRISNVELSKRVGLSPTPCLERVRRLERQGFINGYTALLNPHYLDASLLVFVEITLNRGAPDVFEQFNAAVQKLEEIQECHLVSGDFDYLLKTRVPDMSAYRKLLGETLLRLPGVNDTRTYVVMEEVKQSNRLVIKTR; the protein is encoded by the coding sequence ATGGTAGACACGAAAAAACGTCCGGGAAAAGATCTTGATCGTATCGATCGCAATATCCTGAACGAATTGCAAAAAGATGGACGTATCTCCAACGTGGAACTTTCCAAGCGGGTCGGTCTTTCGCCAACCCCGTGTCTGGAGCGCGTTCGTCGTCTGGAACGACAGGGTTTTATCAATGGCTATACCGCGCTGCTGAACCCACATTATCTGGATGCGTCATTGCTGGTGTTCGTTGAGATTACTCTCAATCGCGGCGCGCCGGATGTGTTTGAGCAGTTCAATGCAGCCGTGCAGAAGCTTGAGGAAATTCAGGAGTGTCATCTGGTTTCCGGGGATTTTGACTATTTGCTCAAAACCCGCGTGCCGGATATGTCGGCATACCGTAAGTTGCTGGGAGAAACGCTGTTGCGTCTGCCGGGCGTAAACGATACCCGCACCTATGTGGTGATGGAAGAAGTGAAGCAAAGCAACCGGCTGGTCATCAAGACCCGCTGA
- the trxB gene encoding thioredoxin-disulfide reductase: MSTAKHRKLLILGSGPAGYTAAVYAARANLNPLLITGMEKGGQLTTTTEVENWPGDPDELTGPLLMERMHAHAAKFNTEIVFDHITRVDLQTRPFRLFGDSDEYTCDALIIATGASARYLGLPSEDAFKGKGVSACATCDGFFYRNQKVAVVGGGNTAVEEALYLSNIAAEVHLIHRRDSFRAEKILIDRLMAKVSSGNIVLHTNRTLDEVLGDDMGVTGVRLRDATEATEQLDVAGVFIAIGHSPNTAIFGDQLELENGYIKVQSGIHGNATQTSIPGVFAAGDVMDHIYRQAITSAGTGCMAALDAERYLDALVK; this comes from the coding sequence ATGAGCACTGCCAAACACCGTAAATTATTGATTCTGGGTTCAGGCCCGGCAGGTTATACCGCCGCGGTCTATGCTGCGCGGGCAAACCTAAATCCGTTGTTGATTACCGGCATGGAAAAAGGCGGTCAGTTGACCACCACCACCGAAGTGGAAAACTGGCCCGGCGACCCAGACGAGTTGACCGGTCCGCTGCTGATGGAGCGTATGCACGCTCATGCCGCCAAATTCAATACCGAAATCGTCTTTGACCACATCACGCGCGTCGACCTGCAAACCCGCCCGTTCCGCCTGTTCGGCGACAGCGATGAGTACACCTGCGACGCCTTGATCATCGCCACCGGCGCATCCGCCCGCTATCTGGGTCTGCCGTCTGAAGACGCGTTCAAAGGGAAAGGCGTCTCCGCCTGCGCAACCTGCGACGGTTTCTTCTATCGCAACCAGAAGGTCGCGGTAGTCGGTGGCGGCAATACCGCAGTGGAAGAGGCGCTGTATCTGTCCAACATCGCCGCCGAAGTGCATCTGATCCATCGTCGCGACAGCTTCCGCGCGGAGAAAATCCTGATCGACCGTCTGATGGCGAAGGTCAGCAGCGGCAATATCGTGCTGCATACCAATCGCACGCTGGACGAAGTGCTGGGCGACGATATGGGCGTGACCGGCGTGCGCCTGCGCGACGCAACTGAAGCAACCGAGCAGTTGGATGTAGCGGGCGTGTTTATCGCCATCGGTCACAGCCCGAATACCGCCATATTCGGCGATCAACTGGAACTGGAAAACGGCTACATCAAGGTGCAATCCGGCATCCACGGCAACGCGACTCAGACCAGCATTCCCGGTGTATTCGCCGCCGGCGACGTCATGGACCACATTTATCGCCAGGCTATCACTTCCGCCGGCACCGGTTGTATGGCGGCGCTGGATGCCGAACGCTATCTGGACGCCCTCGTCAAGTAA
- the cydD gene encoding heme ABC transporter permease/ATP-binding protein CydD, translating into MKDTRQRELTRWLKQQSRLAHRWLRLSLMLGLASGLLIMAQAWLLASLLHALIITHTPRNELTTMFLSLATTFVLRALINWIRERVGFRCGQTIRQHIRQQVLDRLQQLGPAWIQGKPAGSWATLILEQVDDMHDYYARYLPQMYLAVLIPVLILIIVFPVNWAAGVILLATAPLIPLFMAMVGMGAADANRRNFQALARLSGNFLDRLRGLDTLRLFYRGESETAQIRQASEQFRSRTMEVLRMAFLSSGVLEFFASISIAVVAVYFGFSYLGELHFGSYGVGVTLFAGFLVLILAPEFFQPLRDLGTFYHAKAQAVGAAEALHRFMTAESEETGAGTHLFQSDTPVTLVAHELIILSPSGKTLAGPLTFKLNAGQRVALVGPSGAGKSSLLNLLLGFLPYRGSLTVNGEELRTLSSTSWRQHLSWVGQNPHLPEPTLRQNVLLGRPKASDHMLQQALERAYVHEFLPQLPQGLDTQLGDGAARLSVGQAQRVAVARALLHPCRLLLLDEPSASLDAHSEQRVMSALSEASHTQTTLLVTHQLSEIRNYDEIWVMVNGQLVQQGDYLTLSQVAGPFADLLAQRRGEL; encoded by the coding sequence ATGAAAGACACCCGACAACGAGAACTGACCCGCTGGCTGAAACAGCAAAGCCGTCTGGCGCACCGCTGGCTACGACTATCGCTGATGCTCGGTCTGGCAAGCGGCCTGCTGATTATGGCGCAGGCCTGGTTACTGGCCTCACTGCTCCACGCCCTGATTATCACCCACACCCCGCGCAACGAACTGACCACGATGTTTCTGTCACTGGCAACGACATTCGTATTACGGGCGTTGATCAACTGGATACGGGAACGCGTCGGTTTTCGCTGTGGTCAGACGATTCGCCAGCATATCCGCCAGCAGGTTCTGGATCGACTACAACAGCTGGGACCGGCCTGGATTCAGGGAAAACCGGCCGGCAGTTGGGCCACGCTGATACTGGAGCAGGTGGACGATATGCACGATTACTACGCCCGCTATCTGCCCCAGATGTATCTGGCCGTACTGATTCCGGTGCTGATCCTGATTATCGTGTTTCCGGTGAACTGGGCCGCGGGGGTCATTCTGTTAGCCACCGCCCCATTGATCCCGTTGTTCATGGCGATGGTCGGTATGGGCGCCGCCGACGCCAACCGCCGCAACTTTCAGGCGCTGGCCAGACTGAGCGGCAATTTTCTTGATCGACTGCGTGGTCTGGATACCCTGCGCCTGTTCTATCGCGGCGAGTCGGAAACCGCACAGATTCGCCAGGCGTCGGAACAGTTTCGCAGTCGCACGATGGAAGTGCTGCGTATGGCCTTTCTGTCTTCCGGCGTGCTGGAATTCTTCGCGTCGATTTCGATCGCGGTGGTAGCGGTTTATTTCGGCTTTTCATACCTCGGCGAGTTGCATTTTGGCAGCTACGGCGTCGGCGTAACGCTGTTTGCCGGTTTTCTGGTGCTGATTCTGGCGCCGGAGTTCTTCCAGCCGCTGCGCGATCTCGGCACGTTTTACCACGCCAAGGCGCAGGCGGTCGGAGCGGCGGAAGCCCTGCACCGTTTCATGACGGCCGAAAGCGAGGAAACCGGAGCCGGCACGCACCTATTTCAAAGCGATACGCCCGTCACACTGGTCGCCCACGAGCTGATTATTCTGTCGCCCTCAGGCAAAACGCTGGCCGGGCCGCTCACCTTTAAACTGAACGCCGGGCAACGGGTCGCGCTGGTCGGTCCCAGCGGCGCCGGGAAAAGCTCGCTGCTGAACCTGCTGTTGGGTTTTCTGCCCTACCGCGGTTCACTGACGGTCAATGGCGAGGAACTGCGTACCCTGTCGTCCACATCATGGCGGCAGCACCTGAGTTGGGTGGGGCAAAATCCTCACCTGCCGGAACCCACGCTGCGGCAGAACGTACTGCTGGGTCGCCCGAAGGCCAGCGACCATATGCTGCAACAAGCGCTTGAGCGCGCGTATGTGCACGAATTTCTGCCTCAGTTGCCGCAAGGCCTGGACACGCAGTTGGGCGACGGCGCCGCACGTCTGTCAGTCGGCCAGGCCCAGCGGGTCGCCGTGGCGCGCGCATTGCTGCACCCATGTCGATTACTGCTGCTGGACGAACCCTCCGCCAGCCTTGATGCGCACAGCGAACAGCGGGTCATGAGCGCGCTGAGCGAGGCGTCGCACACTCAGACCACATTGCTGGTGACCCACCAACTGAGCGAAATTCGGAACTATGACGAAATCTGGGTCATGGTCAACGGCCAGTTGGTCCAGCAGGGTGACTACCTTACCCTGAGTCAGGTCGCCGGGCCGTTTGCCGACTTACTGGCGCAACGCCGGGGAGAACTGTGA
- a CDS encoding glutathione S-transferase family protein: MIRVHHLNTSRSQRVLWLLEELDVPYEVINYQRNKATMRAPKALRDIHPLGKAPVVEHDGQVLAETGLILEYLVATFGPHLAPSSDNPNIWRYRYWMHYAEGSLMSAMLLKLVAHKMGPFGWPIRSMTTTQLNLHYDFLEQEAGKFRWLAGDAFSAADIMMGFPLDIAAQRGWLTPARASLWRLLEAMRARPAWQRAARYG; this comes from the coding sequence ATGATTCGTGTTCATCATCTGAATACCTCCCGTTCACAGCGGGTTTTATGGCTACTGGAAGAACTTGATGTCCCTTATGAGGTGATTAACTATCAGCGCAATAAAGCCACCATGCGCGCCCCGAAAGCCTTGCGTGACATTCATCCGCTGGGAAAAGCGCCGGTGGTTGAGCACGACGGTCAGGTGCTGGCGGAAACCGGTTTAATCCTGGAATATCTGGTCGCCACATTTGGCCCGCATTTGGCTCCATCGAGCGACAATCCGAACATTTGGCGCTACCGCTACTGGATGCACTACGCTGAAGGTTCACTGATGTCGGCCATGCTGCTGAAACTGGTCGCTCACAAAATGGGACCATTTGGCTGGCCGATTCGCAGCATGACCACTACCCAGCTCAATCTGCATTATGATTTTCTGGAACAGGAGGCCGGGAAATTTCGCTGGCTGGCAGGCGATGCATTTTCAGCAGCGGACATCATGATGGGATTCCCGCTGGATATTGCCGCCCAGCGCGGCTGGCTCACCCCGGCGCGCGCCAGTCTCTGGCGTCTACTGGAAGCCATGCGGGCGCGACCTGCCTGGCAGCGCGCCGCCCGCTACGGTTAA
- the dmsD gene encoding Tat proofreading chaperone DmsD, protein MPKHIVSLTGRLLGALLYYAPDDEHNAAWIERLRHQAWQQTWPCGDRADIAIAARQIQLGLQPGYDETLSVAWRRLFNSGEEVPAPPWGSVYLDRQNVLFGDSTLALRRWLRELGIEPRCDRHEPEDHIGLMLMLAAWCAENQPDSLAELLTEHLLPWATRYLDLLECHCRHPFYQGVARLTRITLQDWQARFQLIQMEKALFY, encoded by the coding sequence ATGCCAAAACATATCGTCAGCCTGACCGGACGGTTGCTAGGCGCTTTACTCTATTATGCACCGGATGATGAACATAACGCGGCGTGGATTGAGCGCCTGAGACATCAGGCGTGGCAGCAGACATGGCCATGTGGCGACCGGGCAGACATCGCCATTGCCGCCCGGCAAATTCAGCTTGGCTTGCAGCCGGGCTACGATGAAACGTTGTCGGTCGCCTGGCGGCGATTATTCAACAGTGGCGAGGAAGTGCCTGCGCCGCCCTGGGGGTCGGTATATCTTGACCGGCAAAATGTATTGTTTGGTGATTCGACACTGGCATTGCGGCGCTGGTTGCGAGAACTGGGGATTGAGCCGCGCTGCGATCGGCATGAGCCGGAGGATCACATCGGCCTGATGCTGATGCTGGCGGCATGGTGTGCGGAAAATCAGCCGGACAGCCTGGCGGAATTGCTGACCGAGCATTTGCTACCCTGGGCGACGCGCTATCTGGATTTGCTGGAGTGCCACTGTCGCCACCCGTTTTATCAGGGCGTGGCGCGGTTAACCCGCATCACGCTGCAGGACTGGCAGGCACGATTTCAGTTGATCCAGATGGAAAAGGCACTGTTCTATTGA
- a CDS encoding replication-associated recombination protein A: MSNLSLDFSSNQFQPLAARMRPVKLAQYIGQQHLLGPGKPLPRAIEAGQLHSMILWGPPGTGKTTLAELIGRYGHADVERISAVTSGIKEIREAIERARQNRDAGRRTILFVDEVHRFNKSQQDAFLPHIEDGTITFIGATTENPSFELNSALLSRARVYLLKALSADDIEQVLEQALQDKERGLGGQQIVLPDETRRLLAELVNGDARRSLNLLEMMADMAEVDASGQRLLTSALLKEVSGERSARFDNKGDRYYDLISALHKSVRGSAPDAALYWYARIITAGGDPLYVARRLLAIASEDVGNADPRAMQVAIAAWDCFTRVGPAEGERAIAQAIVYLACAPKSNAVYTAFKAAMHDARDKPDYDVPEHLRNAPTRLMKEMGLGAEYRYAHDEDNAYAAGEVYFPPEMAETHYYQPTSRGLEAKIGEKLAWLAAQDQNSPTKRYR; this comes from the coding sequence GTGAGCAACCTGTCACTCGATTTTTCCAGCAATCAGTTCCAGCCGCTGGCCGCGAGGATGCGGCCGGTCAAGCTGGCGCAATATATTGGTCAACAGCATCTGCTGGGGCCTGGCAAACCGCTGCCGCGCGCGATTGAAGCGGGGCAGCTCCACTCGATGATTCTGTGGGGGCCGCCGGGGACCGGGAAAACGACACTGGCCGAGTTGATTGGGCGCTATGGACATGCCGATGTGGAGCGGATTTCCGCGGTAACCTCCGGCATCAAGGAGATTCGCGAGGCAATTGAGCGCGCGCGCCAGAACCGTGATGCCGGGCGTCGTACCATCCTGTTTGTGGATGAAGTGCATCGCTTCAATAAAAGCCAGCAGGACGCCTTTCTGCCGCACATTGAAGACGGCACCATCACGTTTATTGGCGCCACCACCGAGAACCCGTCTTTTGAGCTGAACTCGGCGCTGCTGTCCCGCGCTCGCGTCTATCTGCTTAAAGCGCTGAGCGCCGACGATATCGAACAGGTGCTGGAGCAGGCGCTGCAGGATAAGGAACGGGGGCTGGGCGGACAGCAGATTGTCTTGCCGGATGAGACTCGCCGCCTGCTGGCTGAGCTGGTAAACGGCGATGCCCGGCGTTCACTGAATCTGCTCGAAATGATGGCCGATATGGCGGAAGTGGACGCCAGCGGTCAGCGTCTGTTGACATCGGCATTGTTGAAGGAAGTTTCCGGCGAACGCAGCGCCCGTTTTGACAACAAAGGCGATCGCTATTACGACCTGATTTCCGCGTTGCATAAATCGGTGCGCGGTTCGGCGCCGGATGCCGCATTGTACTGGTATGCCCGTATCATCACCGCCGGTGGCGATCCTTTGTATGTTGCGCGGCGCTTGCTGGCTATCGCGTCTGAAGATGTGGGCAACGCCGATCCGCGGGCGATGCAGGTAGCGATCGCCGCCTGGGATTGTTTCACTCGTGTCGGCCCGGCGGAAGGGGAGCGCGCCATCGCTCAGGCGATAGTTTATCTGGCGTGCGCGCCGAAGAGTAATGCGGTGTACACCGCGTTTAAAGCCGCGATGCACGACGCCCGTGATAAGCCGGATTACGACGTGCCGGAGCACTTGCGTAATGCGCCAACCCGCCTGATGAAAGAGATGGGGCTGGGCGCCGAATATCGTTACGCGCACGATGAAGATAACGCTTACGCCGCCGGTGAAGTGTATTTCCCGCCTGAAATGGCAGAAACGCACTACTATCAGCCGACTTCGCGGGGTTTGGAAGCCAAGATTGGCGAAAAGCTGGCCTGGCTCGCTGCTCAGGATCAAAATAGCCCGACAAAACGCTACCGCTAG
- the lolA gene encoding outer membrane lipoprotein chaperone LolA, which translates to MIRTGLMAGCLLTSLVSGAVYADAAGDLQSRLSKVNSFHASFTQKVTTNDGAAVQEGAGELWVKRPNLFNWKTTSPDESTLVSDGKTLWFYNPFVEQVTATWVKDATGNTPFILITRNDPKDWGKYNVSQKGDDFDLTPRAANGNLKQFSINVTSDGTIHGFTATEQDGQRSAYTLKNQQNGEVDAAKFRFTPPKGVAVDDQRQ; encoded by the coding sequence ATGATAAGAACAGGGTTGATGGCTGGTTGTTTACTGACCAGTCTGGTTTCCGGCGCAGTCTATGCCGATGCGGCCGGTGATTTACAGAGCCGTTTGAGTAAAGTGAACAGCTTTCACGCCAGCTTCACGCAAAAAGTCACCACCAATGACGGTGCCGCGGTGCAGGAAGGCGCCGGTGAACTGTGGGTAAAACGCCCGAATCTGTTCAACTGGAAAACCACGTCGCCGGATGAAAGTACGCTGGTGTCCGATGGTAAAACACTGTGGTTTTATAACCCGTTCGTCGAACAGGTGACGGCAACCTGGGTGAAGGATGCGACCGGTAATACGCCGTTTATTCTGATCACCCGTAACGATCCGAAAGACTGGGGTAAGTACAACGTGAGTCAGAAAGGGGATGACTTCGACCTGACTCCCCGTGCGGCTAATGGCAATCTGAAACAGTTTTCCATCAACGTGACCAGTGACGGCACTATCCACGGTTTTACCGCCACCGAGCAAGATGGGCAGCGCAGCGCCTATACGCTGAAGAATCAGCAAAATGGCGAGGTGGATGCCGCGAAGTTTCGCTTTACGCCGCCGAAAGGCGTAGCGGTGGACGATCAGCGTCAGTGA
- the serS gene encoding serine--tRNA ligase, with protein sequence MLDPNLLRNELDAVAEKLLARRNFKLDVEALRTLEERRKVLQVETENLQAERNSRSKEIGAAKSRGEDIEPLRREVNTLGERLDVAKAELEEIQSEIQNIALTIPNLPDDCVPLGKDDSENQEVFRWGEPRQFDFPVRDHVDLGDITGGLSMALGVKLTGSRFSVMKGQVARLHRALAQFMLNLHTAEHGYEEAYVPYLVNHATLYGTGQLPKFKEDLFHTRPLEEEAETSNYALIPTAEVPLTNLVRDEILDEESLPIKLTAHTPCFRSEAGSYGRDMRGLIRVHQFDKVEMVQIVRPEDSMQALEELTGHAEKVLQLLKLPYRKVLLCSGDMGFGACKTYDLEVWLPAQNTYREISSCSNMWDFQARRMQARCRSKGDKKTRLVHTLNGSGLAVGRALVAVLENYQQADGRIEVPEVLRPYMNGLQFIG encoded by the coding sequence ATGCTCGATCCCAATTTACTGCGTAATGAGCTAGACGCAGTTGCCGAAAAATTACTGGCTCGCCGAAATTTTAAACTGGATGTGGAAGCGCTGCGTACGCTGGAAGAACGCCGTAAAGTGCTTCAGGTCGAAACGGAAAATTTGCAGGCAGAACGTAACTCCCGATCGAAAGAGATCGGGGCGGCTAAATCGCGTGGGGAAGATATTGAGCCGCTGCGTCGAGAAGTGAACACGCTGGGTGAAAGGCTGGACGTTGCTAAAGCTGAGCTGGAAGAGATTCAGAGCGAGATTCAGAACATTGCGCTGACTATTCCCAACCTTCCTGACGACTGTGTACCGCTGGGTAAAGATGATTCTGAAAATCAGGAAGTCTTTCGCTGGGGAGAGCCCCGTCAGTTTGATTTCCCTGTACGCGACCATGTGGACCTGGGCGACATTACGGGCGGTTTGAGTATGGCGCTGGGCGTGAAGTTGACTGGTTCCCGCTTCTCGGTGATGAAAGGTCAGGTAGCCCGGTTACACCGTGCGCTGGCGCAGTTCATGCTCAACCTGCATACCGCTGAGCATGGCTATGAGGAAGCGTATGTCCCTTATCTGGTCAACCATGCCACATTGTATGGCACGGGGCAGTTGCCTAAGTTTAAAGAGGATTTGTTTCACACCCGCCCGCTGGAAGAAGAAGCTGAAACCAGCAACTATGCGTTGATTCCAACCGCGGAAGTGCCGTTAACCAATCTGGTACGTGATGAAATTCTGGATGAAGAGTCGCTGCCGATCAAACTAACCGCACATACGCCATGCTTCCGCTCTGAGGCCGGCTCTTATGGTCGGGATATGCGCGGTCTTATCCGTGTACACCAGTTCGATAAAGTCGAAATGGTGCAGATCGTCCGTCCTGAAGACTCCATGCAAGCGCTGGAAGAACTGACCGGGCATGCGGAAAAAGTACTGCAACTGCTGAAACTGCCGTATCGCAAAGTGCTGCTGTGCAGCGGCGATATGGGCTTCGGCGCATGCAAAACCTACGATCTGGAAGTCTGGCTGCCGGCGCAGAATACCTATCGTGAAATCTCTTCCTGTTCCAACATGTGGGATTTCCAGGCGCGTCGCATGCAGGCGCGTTGCCGCAGCAAGGGCGATAAGAAAACCCGTCTGGTACACACCCTGAACGGTTCTGGTCTGGCGGTAGGGCGCGCGCTGGTCGCGGTGCTGGAAAACTACCAGCAGGCTGACGGTCGGATTGAAGTGCCGGAAGTGTTGCGTCCGTACATGAATGGTCTGCAATTTATCGGTTAA